A stretch of Microscilla marina ATCC 23134 DNA encodes these proteins:
- a CDS encoding type I restriction-modification system subunit M, with translation MTQQEQHNQLGSTLWKIADELRGAMNADSFRDYMLSFLFLKYLSSNYEEAAKRELGSDYPKLDGEEDTRTPLSIWYAANADDVPEFEAQMRKKVHYVIEPIYLWKSISELARSQHEDLLKTLKEGFKYIENESFESAFQGLFSEIHLDSEKLGKNTTERNKRLCTIVSKISAGIAEFSTDSDALGDAYEYLIGQFAAGSGKKAGEFYTPQQISGILSEIVTLDCQNPAAGKKKKLEHVLDFACGSGSLLLNVRKRMVQAGGSTGKIYGQEKNVTTYNLARMNMLLHGMKDTEFDIFHGDTLLNQWGVLNEMNPAKKPKFDAIVANPPFSLRWDSSSDLAEDFRFRGYGLAPKSAADFAFLLHGFHYLSDNGTMTIILPHGVLFRGGAEERIRTKLLKDNHIDTVIGLPSNLFYSTGIPVCILVLKKCTRANDVLFINASEHFDKGKRQNALNEDHIAKIIDTYQHRKEEERYSQRVTMAEIEEQGYNLNITRYVSTAKPEPKVDLKEVNAELRTVNKDIKKHTDAHNEFLKELGLPPV, from the coding sequence ATGACACAACAAGAACAACATAACCAATTGGGCAGTACCCTTTGGAAAATAGCTGATGAGTTGCGCGGCGCCATGAATGCCGATAGCTTTAGAGATTATATGCTCTCGTTTCTTTTCTTAAAGTACCTATCGAGCAACTATGAAGAAGCCGCCAAGCGAGAACTAGGGAGCGACTATCCAAAGCTAGACGGAGAAGAAGATACCCGTACTCCGCTCAGCATATGGTATGCTGCCAACGCCGACGATGTGCCTGAGTTTGAGGCGCAAATGCGCAAAAAGGTGCATTATGTGATAGAGCCCATTTACCTTTGGAAGAGCATCTCGGAGCTTGCCCGTAGCCAACACGAAGATTTGCTAAAAACCTTGAAAGAGGGTTTTAAATACATAGAAAACGAATCGTTTGAGAGCGCCTTTCAAGGCTTGTTTTCAGAGATTCACCTCGACTCAGAGAAGCTAGGCAAAAACACCACTGAGCGCAACAAACGTTTGTGTACTATTGTGAGCAAAATAAGCGCAGGCATTGCCGAGTTCTCTACCGATAGCGATGCCTTGGGCGATGCCTACGAGTATTTGATTGGGCAGTTTGCGGCAGGTTCGGGCAAAAAAGCGGGCGAGTTTTACACGCCCCAACAAATCTCTGGTATTTTGTCTGAGATAGTGACCCTAGATTGCCAAAACCCCGCAGCGGGCAAAAAGAAGAAGCTAGAGCATGTGCTTGACTTTGCTTGCGGGTCGGGTTCGTTGCTATTAAATGTGAGAAAAAGAATGGTGCAGGCAGGGGGTAGCACGGGCAAAATATATGGGCAAGAAAAAAACGTGACCACCTACAACCTGGCACGCATGAACATGCTCTTGCACGGAATGAAAGACACCGAGTTTGACATCTTTCACGGCGATACTTTGCTCAATCAATGGGGTGTACTCAATGAAATGAACCCCGCTAAAAAGCCAAAGTTTGATGCTATAGTAGCCAATCCGCCCTTTAGCCTTCGTTGGGACTCTAGCAGCGACCTAGCCGAAGACTTTCGTTTTAGGGGCTATGGCTTGGCGCCCAAGTCGGCAGCCGATTTTGCTTTTTTGTTGCATGGTTTTCATTACTTATCAGACAATGGCACTATGACAATTATATTGCCGCACGGAGTATTGTTTAGGGGCGGAGCCGAAGAGCGCATTCGTACCAAGCTGCTCAAAGACAACCACATAGATACAGTGATTGGTTTACCTTCTAACCTGTTTTATTCTACGGGTATACCCGTGTGTATATTGGTGTTAAAAAAATGTACCAGGGCAAACGATGTGCTCTTTATCAACGCCAGCGAGCACTTTGACAAGGGCAAGCGGCAAAACGCCCTCAACGAAGACCACATTGCTAAGATTATAGACACCTACCAACACCGCAAAGAAGAAGAACGCTATTCGCAGCGGGTGACTATGGCAGAAATAGAAGAACAGGGCTACAACCTCAACATTACCCGCTATGTGAGCACCGCCAAGCCAGAGCCCAAGGTAGACCTCAAAGAAGTAAATGCGGAACTACGGACAGTAAACAAGGACATAAAAAAACATACCGATGCTCATAATGAGTTTTTGAAAGAATTGGGCTTGCCGCCTGTTTAA
- a CDS encoding HNH endonuclease: protein MNHAEKNKKGSVAPHKPILLLSMIRLIEDRVITSQRIYLTPELLSTFKEYWELLANPKYHREISLPFFYLKSDGFWKLIPNLGHEEFFASKKTIKTFHQLTTKVAYAELDEALFQFLQNKQHRQDFCQILLDTYLAYSKNKFTEQLNYKQYIQEVGKNIVEEDFETYYTRLNQVKTRLKAGSKAREQVDEEEFIRTAKFSEFILEIYNYSCCVSQLNIQVNPKVKRKISMVEGCHIEPFHIHGNNSVNNGIPLTYTIHKAFDKGLIAIDDQYRVIVGNNFKENKTSPYHLHQFHKQEILLPQNPKYYPSLKALHAHRVKFGFPRS, encoded by the coding sequence GTGAATCACGCAGAGAAAAACAAAAAAGGCAGCGTTGCACCGCATAAGCCTATTTTGTTGTTGAGTATGATCAGGTTAATTGAAGATAGGGTCATTACATCTCAGCGAATATATCTCACGCCTGAGCTACTGTCAACTTTTAAAGAGTACTGGGAACTACTTGCCAACCCTAAATACCACCGGGAAATTTCTCTTCCTTTTTTTTACTTAAAAAGTGATGGGTTCTGGAAACTCATACCCAACCTGGGACATGAAGAATTCTTTGCATCTAAGAAAACAATCAAGACTTTTCATCAGCTTACTACTAAGGTAGCCTACGCCGAGTTGGATGAAGCATTGTTTCAGTTTTTACAAAACAAGCAACATCGCCAGGATTTTTGCCAAATATTACTAGATACTTACCTTGCCTACAGTAAAAACAAATTTACTGAGCAACTCAACTATAAGCAATATATTCAAGAAGTGGGTAAAAACATTGTAGAAGAAGATTTTGAGACATACTATACACGGTTGAACCAAGTAAAAACAAGGCTCAAAGCTGGAAGTAAAGCCAGGGAACAAGTAGATGAAGAAGAGTTTATACGAACGGCTAAGTTTTCAGAGTTTATTTTAGAAATATATAACTATTCGTGTTGTGTTTCACAGTTAAACATACAAGTAAACCCCAAAGTCAAAAGAAAAATCAGCATGGTAGAAGGCTGCCACATAGAACCCTTTCATATCCATGGTAATAATAGCGTAAATAACGGCATTCCACTTACCTATACCATACATAAGGCTTTTGATAAGGGTTTGATTGCCATTGACGATCAATACCGGGTAATTGTTGGCAATAACTTTAAAGAAAATAAGACCTCACCCTATCATTTGCATCAGTTTCACAAACAAGAGATTCTATTGCCACAAAACCCCAAATATTACCCAAGCCTAAAAGCCCTTCATGCACACAGAGTAAAATTTGGATTTCCCAGGTCATAA